One Gloeobacter morelensis MG652769 DNA window includes the following coding sequences:
- a CDS encoding zinc-dependent metalloprotease — protein sequence MQSHLCILAVLGHFLLLAVPAAAQTPALSASGGGLLAAAAREDEKSFDEVVRGYRASQGLFTVYTNLEENRVLIEIAPEQFERLFLCNVTLEAGDGLYFDSGAMLDNFPFIFKRVGKRIQLIHKNVYYRAETGTPIGRAVERAVSSSIVGSAKIESRPHPERKSVLVDLSSFFVQDYAGVANALGRHKIDFVFDRSESYLGPVSAFPLNVEIEAVLHFKNNRPRGTDGRIADGRSMQHRYRYSLSTLSEGGGSYRPRPADDRVGHFLTLHQDYTDPTAETPYVRYINRWHLEKADPSAALSPPRQPIVFWLERTVPLEYREAVREGVLLWNRAFEGIGIEGALEVRQQPDDAEWDPADVRYNTVRWIVNPGGAYAVGPARANPFTGQIYDADIRISADLVRYLVREREDYVIPLAGPAALTPLLTRLPVSQLCQFQAGLASEAAFGWSVLAARLGGLDPTAREAQAYIHDAIRALVAHEVGHTLGLRHNFRASAAHAHAHLHDRSRTQKTGVSASVMDYNPVNLAPRGKPQGEFWNSGLGEYDYWAIAYAYKPFEAIEESAGLARIAERNLPYGTDEDAFGFDARGIDPVTSPFDLGSDPIRFYRERIEMAGELLATAERGYLRKGERYQKMRRLFSQALRAHATAAASVPKFVGGLYHRRHHRGDAGDQLPFEPVSAARQREALAFLGRYIFGAGAFAFSPSLLNQLPPERFEDFSNTPFYTARIDYPVHDQVLDIQKRALGRLYHPIALHRLADLPLHYAKGQPRFTLADMFSSVRSAIWEEVTRHQSISSFRRNLQRAHLAQLLTLAGPNPQAALWSALGIAAASGASAPPEDAASLARADLTALHTQIRRALAKGKLDALTRAHLDASLARITELIEPASGRSGD from the coding sequence ATGCAATCTCACCTGTGTATTCTGGCTGTTCTTGGCCATTTCCTGCTGCTTGCCGTACCTGCCGCCGCCCAGACGCCCGCTTTGAGCGCTTCCGGGGGTGGGTTGCTTGCTGCGGCCGCCCGCGAGGACGAAAAATCCTTCGACGAGGTGGTGCGCGGCTACCGCGCCAGCCAGGGACTGTTCACGGTCTACACCAACCTCGAAGAGAACCGGGTGCTCATTGAAATCGCCCCGGAGCAGTTTGAGCGATTGTTCCTGTGCAATGTCACTTTGGAGGCAGGGGACGGATTATATTTCGACTCAGGGGCAATGCTCGACAACTTTCCATTTATTTTTAAGCGCGTCGGCAAACGGATTCAACTGATTCACAAAAACGTCTACTACCGCGCTGAAACCGGCACCCCGATTGGCCGCGCCGTCGAGCGGGCGGTCTCCAGTTCGATTGTCGGTTCAGCCAAGATCGAGAGCCGACCGCACCCCGAGCGCAAGAGTGTCCTGGTGGATTTGTCGAGTTTTTTTGTGCAGGACTATGCGGGGGTGGCCAACGCCCTGGGCCGCCACAAGATCGACTTTGTATTTGATCGCAGCGAGAGCTATCTGGGGCCGGTGAGCGCCTTCCCGCTCAACGTCGAGATCGAGGCGGTGCTGCACTTCAAGAACAATCGCCCGCGCGGGACCGACGGGCGGATCGCCGATGGGCGCAGCATGCAGCACCGCTACCGCTACAGTCTCTCGACGTTGAGTGAAGGCGGCGGGAGCTACCGGCCACGGCCGGCCGACGACCGGGTGGGTCACTTTTTGACGCTGCACCAGGACTACACCGACCCGACCGCCGAGACCCCTTACGTTCGCTATATCAACCGCTGGCACCTCGAAAAGGCCGACCCGAGCGCGGCCCTCTCGCCCCCCAGGCAACCCATCGTCTTTTGGCTGGAGCGCACCGTGCCGCTGGAGTACCGCGAGGCGGTGCGCGAGGGGGTACTCCTCTGGAACCGCGCCTTCGAGGGCATCGGCATCGAGGGTGCCCTCGAAGTGCGCCAGCAACCCGACGATGCCGAGTGGGATCCAGCCGACGTGCGCTACAACACCGTGCGCTGGATTGTCAATCCGGGGGGCGCCTACGCCGTCGGTCCCGCCCGCGCCAACCCTTTTACCGGCCAGATCTACGACGCCGATATCCGCATCAGCGCCGATCTGGTGCGCTACCTGGTGCGCGAGCGGGAGGATTATGTCATCCCGCTGGCCGGCCCCGCCGCCCTCACACCCCTGCTCACCCGCTTACCCGTCTCGCAGCTGTGCCAGTTTCAGGCGGGGCTTGCCTCGGAGGCGGCCTTCGGCTGGAGCGTGCTTGCGGCGCGCTTAGGAGGGCTCGATCCCACCGCACGGGAAGCCCAAGCGTACATCCACGACGCCATTCGCGCCCTGGTCGCCCACGAAGTCGGTCACACCCTGGGTCTCAGGCACAATTTCCGCGCCAGCGCCGCCCACGCCCACGCCCACCTGCACGATCGCTCCCGCACCCAAAAAACCGGGGTCTCCGCCTCAGTCATGGACTACAACCCGGTCAACCTTGCCCCGCGGGGCAAACCCCAGGGCGAATTCTGGAACAGCGGCCTGGGCGAGTACGACTACTGGGCGATCGCCTACGCCTACAAGCCCTTCGAAGCGATCGAAGAATCGGCGGGGCTCGCGCGCATCGCCGAGCGCAACCTGCCCTACGGCACCGACGAGGACGCCTTCGGCTTCGACGCGCGGGGCATCGACCCGGTGACCAGTCCCTTCGATCTCGGTTCCGACCCGATTCGCTTTTATCGCGAGCGCATCGAGATGGCGGGTGAGTTGCTCGCCACCGCCGAGCGCGGCTACCTGCGCAAGGGCGAGCGCTACCAGAAGATGCGCCGACTCTTTTCCCAGGCGCTGCGCGCCCACGCCACCGCCGCCGCCTCGGTGCCCAAGTTCGTGGGCGGCCTCTACCACCGCCGCCACCACCGGGGCGACGCGGGCGACCAGTTGCCCTTCGAGCCGGTGAGCGCCGCCCGTCAGCGCGAGGCGCTCGCCTTTTTGGGCCGCTATATCTTTGGCGCCGGGGCTTTCGCCTTTTCACCCAGCCTGCTCAATCAGCTGCCGCCGGAGCGCTTCGAGGACTTCAGCAATACGCCTTTTTACACCGCCCGCATCGACTATCCGGTGCACGATCAGGTGCTCGACATCCAAAAGCGCGCCCTGGGGCGGCTCTACCATCCAATCGCCCTGCACCGGCTGGCGGATCTGCCGCTGCACTACGCAAAAGGCCAGCCGCGCTTCACCCTGGCCGATATGTTCAGCAGCGTGCGCTCGGCTATTTGGGAAGAAGTCACCCGCCACCAAAGCATCAGCAGCTTCCGGCGCAATCTCCAGCGTGCCCACCTCGCCCAACTGCTCACCCTGGCCGGGCCGAATCCCCAGGCAGCGCTCTGGTCCGCCCTCGGGATTGCCGCGGCGAGCGGAGCGTCGGCCCCCCCCGAGGATGCCGCGAGCCTGGCGCGCGCCGATCTGACGGCCCTGCACACCCAGATCCGCAGGGCCCTTGCGAAGGGCAAGCTCGACGCGCTCACCCGCGCCCATCTCGACGCATCCCTGGCCCGCATCACAGAGCTGATTGAGCCCGCTTCAGGACGTTCGGGCGATTGA
- a CDS encoding M1 family metallopeptidase yields the protein MFRQLTGLMGLAIIALLAVPAQAEPKFSFATTPGQLPRDVIPTRYAVEITPDPKSLSTTGTEVIDIEVRKPTRTVVLNALNLKVDQARLDGRLPGAVKIDPVKQTATITFARPIPTGPHRLSLNFAGQVNAQAEGLYYVRYKTDKGEKLMFGTQMEPTDARRMFPLWDEPVFRTPFALTVKLPENFKAVSNMPVEREKRLGGGLKSIAFAPTPKMPSYLLVLCAGELESLEDEVAGVKIGVVTTEGKSQNGRYAQEALKKLLPYYNDYFGVGYALPKLDQIAIPGGFSGAMENWGGITYNEAILLYDPARSSQSTKEAIFNVVAHEVAHQWFGNLVTMAWWDNLWLNEGFASWMDTKATDHFNPEWEVWLRASAAKNFAMQSDARSTTHPIQQPVTDPAQAASAFDEITYQKGEAFIRMLEAYLGEAKFRDGIRRYMKAHTLSNTTTADLWAALEEASGQPVQAIAAGWTEQPGFPVVTVSSRCEGDKQRLALRQDRFTVNDPNAKALLWKVPITYGAVGSDKVESFLLAEKTATTTAEGCGAPVKLNRGDTGYYRVKYEGNLFEQLKQNFSRLQTADRVNLLSDTWALVQAKQAGARDYLSLAEAAKDDTNLAVWQQILATLGEIDRLQIGQPGREPFQAYARSLLQPVYQRVGWDAQPGEPETTGLLRSSVLASLGKFKDEAVVAEARRRFEAFVRTPESLAPNLRPPVLSVVGRYADQATYDQLLSLARKTQSTEEKRNYYAALAGALDPKLAQQTLALSLKNEEEPNLATNLVLQVAGSGEHREMAWEFAKQNYQALLDKRAFFNRYKYLPGLVANFTEAERAQEFEAFAKANLPAEALPEVSKGAEFVRASAGIKEQQIGEVDSWACSKTKVEGGKGAQFCLGVN from the coding sequence ATGTTTCGCCAACTGACGGGTCTGATGGGGCTGGCCATCATCGCTTTGCTGGCAGTGCCGGCACAGGCCGAGCCGAAATTTTCGTTTGCGACCACCCCCGGGCAGCTGCCCCGCGATGTGATTCCGACGCGCTACGCGGTCGAGATCACCCCGGACCCCAAGAGTTTGAGCACCACCGGCACCGAAGTGATCGACATCGAGGTGCGCAAGCCCACCCGCACGGTGGTGCTCAACGCCCTCAACCTCAAAGTCGACCAGGCCCGCCTCGACGGCCGACTGCCCGGCGCCGTCAAAATCGATCCGGTAAAGCAGACCGCCACCATCACCTTTGCGCGGCCGATTCCGACTGGTCCCCACAGGCTTTCTCTTAATTTCGCAGGCCAGGTAAACGCCCAGGCCGAGGGGCTCTACTACGTGCGCTACAAAACCGACAAAGGCGAGAAGCTGATGTTCGGTACCCAGATGGAGCCTACCGACGCGCGGCGGATGTTCCCGCTGTGGGACGAGCCGGTCTTCCGCACGCCCTTTGCACTCACAGTGAAGTTGCCCGAAAATTTCAAGGCGGTCTCCAACATGCCCGTCGAGCGTGAGAAGCGCCTGGGGGGTGGCCTCAAATCGATCGCCTTCGCCCCTACCCCGAAGATGCCAAGCTATCTGCTGGTGCTGTGCGCCGGTGAACTGGAGTCCCTCGAGGACGAGGTGGCTGGGGTAAAAATTGGCGTGGTCACCACCGAAGGCAAGAGCCAGAACGGTCGCTACGCCCAGGAGGCCCTCAAAAAACTATTGCCCTACTACAACGACTACTTCGGGGTGGGCTACGCCCTGCCCAAGCTCGACCAGATAGCTATCCCCGGCGGATTTAGCGGTGCTATGGAAAACTGGGGCGGCATTACTTATAACGAAGCGATTTTGCTCTACGACCCGGCCCGTTCCTCCCAGAGCACCAAAGAAGCGATCTTCAACGTCGTCGCCCACGAAGTGGCGCACCAGTGGTTCGGCAACCTGGTGACGATGGCCTGGTGGGACAATCTCTGGCTCAACGAAGGCTTTGCCTCCTGGATGGACACCAAGGCCACCGATCACTTCAACCCCGAGTGGGAAGTCTGGCTGCGGGCGAGCGCCGCCAAAAATTTCGCCATGCAGTCCGACGCCCGCTCCACCACCCATCCCATCCAGCAGCCGGTCACCGATCCGGCCCAGGCGGCGAGCGCCTTCGACGAGATTACTTACCAGAAAGGCGAAGCGTTCATCCGCATGCTCGAAGCCTACCTGGGCGAAGCCAAATTTCGAGACGGCATCCGCCGCTACATGAAGGCCCACACCCTCTCGAACACCACCACCGCCGATCTGTGGGCGGCGCTCGAAGAGGCTTCCGGCCAGCCGGTGCAGGCAATCGCCGCCGGCTGGACCGAGCAGCCGGGCTTTCCGGTGGTGACGGTGTCCTCGCGCTGCGAGGGGGACAAGCAACGGCTCGCCCTCCGGCAGGACCGCTTCACCGTCAACGACCCGAACGCCAAGGCGCTGTTGTGGAAGGTGCCCATCACCTACGGCGCCGTGGGCAGCGACAAAGTAGAATCTTTTTTGCTCGCCGAGAAGACGGCCACCACCACCGCCGAGGGTTGCGGGGCGCCGGTCAAGCTCAACCGGGGCGACACGGGCTACTACCGGGTAAAGTATGAGGGCAACCTGTTCGAGCAACTGAAGCAAAATTTCTCGCGCCTGCAGACGGCGGACCGGGTCAATCTTCTAAGCGATACCTGGGCATTGGTGCAGGCGAAGCAGGCAGGGGCGCGCGACTACCTGAGCCTGGCGGAAGCGGCCAAAGACGATACCAACCTGGCGGTCTGGCAGCAAATCCTCGCCACCCTGGGTGAAATCGACCGGCTGCAAATCGGCCAGCCGGGGCGCGAGCCGTTTCAGGCTTACGCCCGGTCGCTGTTGCAACCGGTCTACCAACGCGTCGGTTGGGACGCCCAACCCGGCGAGCCCGAGACGACCGGCCTGCTCAGAAGCAGCGTGCTCGCTTCCCTGGGCAAGTTCAAAGACGAAGCGGTCGTCGCCGAGGCGCGCCGCCGCTTCGAAGCTTTTGTGCGTACCCCCGAGTCGCTTGCCCCCAACCTGCGTCCGCCGGTGCTGAGCGTCGTGGGCCGCTACGCCGACCAGGCCACCTACGACCAGTTGCTTTCGCTGGCTCGCAAAACCCAGAGCACCGAAGAGAAGCGCAACTACTACGCGGCGCTGGCTGGGGCGCTCGACCCGAAACTCGCTCAGCAGACGTTGGCTCTGTCGCTCAAGAACGAGGAGGAGCCCAACCTGGCTACCAACCTGGTGCTGCAGGTGGCCGGCAGCGGCGAGCACCGGGAGATGGCCTGGGAGTTCGCCAAGCAAAACTATCAAGCTCTGCTCGACAAACGTGCCTTTTTCAACCGCTACAAGTACCTGCCCGGACTGGTGGCCAACTTCACCGAAGCGGAGCGCGCCCAGGAATTCGAGGCGTTTGCCAAGGCCAATCTCCCGGCGGAGGCGCTGCCGGAGGTGAGCAAGGGCGCCGAGTTCGTCCGCGCTTCCGCCGGGATCAAAGAGCAACAGATTGGCGAAGTCGACAGCTGGGCCTGCAGCAAGACCAAAGTCGAAGGCGGCAAAGGCGCTCAATTCTGCCTCGGGGTGAACTGA
- a CDS encoding Uma2 family endonuclease: protein MQARAAEADFRRLARQIVEELGTPDSRFQEPLAAAVAARFCAALYQWVEPRRLGEVLCSPSLRLVLNDDDYLILTPHVAFISRRQLQQLPSQELLPKLAAVVLSGLQPSAKRMRLEILMEYGVQVGLLLDPQSRTVTVYREAAEPRVLQDQDLLTVEDLFPGWEVHVFRFWPPVAAPE, encoded by the coding sequence TTGCAAGCAAGGGCAGCCGAGGCGGACTTCAGGAGATTGGCTCGTCAAATCGTCGAAGAACTCGGCACCCCGGATAGCCGCTTCCAGGAACCACTGGCCGCCGCCGTTGCCGCCCGCTTCTGCGCGGCTCTTTACCAGTGGGTGGAACCGCGACGATTAGGAGAAGTACTTTGCTCTCCCAGTTTGAGGCTGGTGCTCAACGACGATGATTACCTGATTTTGACCCCCCATGTCGCTTTTATCAGCCGCAGACAACTGCAGCAGCTGCCTTCCCAGGAACTGCTCCCCAAGCTGGCAGCCGTGGTTCTATCCGGTCTCCAGCCTTCTGCAAAACGCATGCGGCTGGAGATCTTGATGGAGTATGGGGTGCAGGTGGGGCTGTTGCTCGACCCGCAATCGCGGACGGTGACGGTCTACCGGGAGGCCGCTGAACCCAGGGTTCTGCAGGATCAAGACCTGCTTACCGTTGAGGATCTGTTTCCCGGCTGGGAAGTACATGTATTCAGATTCTGGCCTCCCGTGGCCGCTCCCGAATAA